A window of the Pristis pectinata isolate sPriPec2 chromosome 27, sPriPec2.1.pri, whole genome shotgun sequence genome harbors these coding sequences:
- the LOC127583764 gene encoding apolipoprotein A-IV-like encodes MNHRAILVLAAAILVTGSQAELTRDQIQDAFWDYIGQLTNNDLNEGSEIRQQVKHLIKDNLQTVNDYAADLRQKLTPYADDLREKMRVDIESLRQQIREQLEDLKEKLSPFADGVHQTISRNIEEFHQKLTPYAEELSQQLNKNAEELRQKLTPFTEELQAKLEVSAENLREVLAPYAEELQVKLDENMDTLRQNVAARAEEFRSKFDENIQELRNSLAPYAKDVQVKMNQQIGEMTQVVVPYAEKLQAKVSEHVEVLNQRLNPYITELKAKLNENMGTMDQNLAPFIENFNTNVNQRIKEFHQNVAPYTEQLNKIISQNVKEMQERLVLNGGSVQQELQTQLTTLWDNFWQNLQN; translated from the exons ATGAATCACAGGGCAATCCTTGTATTAGCTGCTGCTATTTTGGTGACAG ggtcCCAGGCTGAGCTCACTAGAGATCAGATTCAAGATGCATTCTGGGATTACATCGGCCAATTGACGAACAATGACCTAAATGAAGGCTCAGAAATCAGACAACAAGTCAA ACACCTTATTAAGGATAATCTGCAGACTGTCAATGACTATGCTGCAGATCTCAGACAGAAGTTGACTCCTTACGCAGATGACCTTCGTGAGAAGATGAGAGTAGATATTGAGAGCCTTCGGCAGCAGATAAGAGAACAGCTGGAAGACCTGAAGGAGAAACTTTCTCCCTTTGCTGATGGAGTCCATCAGACGATCAGCAGGAACATTGAAGAATTTCATCAGAAGTTGACACCTTATGCTGAAGAACTCAGCCAACAGCTGAATAAGAATGCGGAGGAACTTCGGCAGAAGTTGACTCCCTTCACTGAAGAGCTTCAGGCGAAACTGGAAGTGAGCGCAGAGAACCTGAGGGAAGTCCTGGCTCCCTACGCTGAGGAGCTCCAGGTGAagctggatgaaaacatggacaCCCTCAGGCAGAATGTGGCTGCCAGAGCTGAAGAATTTCGCTCCAAGTTTGATGAGAACATCCAGGAGCTTCGCAACAGCTTGGCCCCCTACGCCAAGGACGTCCAGGTTAAGATGAACCAACAGATTGGAGAAATGACCCAGGTGGTTGTGCCATATGCTGAGAAGCTCCAGGCAAAGGTCAGCGAGCATGTGGAAGTTCTGAACCAAAGGCTGAACCCTTACATCACTGAACTGAAAGCGAAGCTTAACGAGAACATGGGAACGATGGACCAGAACCTGGCCCCATTCATCGAAAATTTCAACACCAACGTCAACCAGAGAATCAAGGAGTTCCATCAGAACGTGGCTCCCTACACTGAGCAGCTGAACAAAATCATCAGTCAGAATGTGAAGGAGATGCAAGAGAGACTTGTCCTGAATGGAGGCAGTGTTCAGCAGGAACTTCAGACCCAGCTCACAACTTTATGGGACAACTTCTGGCAGAATCTGCAGAACTAA